Proteins found in one Symmachiella macrocystis genomic segment:
- a CDS encoding alpha-keto acid decarboxylase family protein: MSQPTVVEYAVNRLSKLGITDCFGLPGDYAFPINDAIASNESIEWRGCSNELNASYAADGYARIRGVSMLNTTYAVGELSALCGVMGAKAERSTIFHLVGMSSMRHQQLRKHVHHTFGDGVFQNFINISAQSACVHAILTPDNCVYEMERVIAAALANRQPAYIVVAEDLATRPITGPALEPFPEPKSDAGELKAALDAALNKIEAANTGCILPAFTVSRFGLQAEVTALIEASGLPFATTAMDKAALSEGHPNYIGGYAGKFSPPNVFEAVEGCDVVINAGGVLFTDISTAAFADNIDPAKMITIGIDYTQVDGRIYSNVRMRDMFVQLAAKVKKFTDVKLQRPAPAELVGGPDDPITQESLVGRYQRFLKPNDILVAETGTSAVATGGLLMPENAVYHNQTLWGSIGWATGTALGTAVADRSRRTVLITGEGSHQLTANEIGNYGRHGVKPVIFVLNNSGYGVERVLEEYPDWVYNDLAPWDYHTLPAALGCKDWFTAKVKTNAELEAAMQKAEAADTASYIEMVGQKHDYPAGLKLMGSRQYEFYGI; this comes from the coding sequence ATGTCTCAACCTACCGTAGTTGAATATGCCGTTAATCGGCTCTCCAAGCTAGGTATCACCGATTGTTTTGGTCTTCCAGGTGACTACGCATTCCCGATCAACGACGCGATTGCCTCGAACGAATCGATCGAGTGGCGTGGCTGCTCGAACGAACTGAATGCATCTTACGCCGCCGACGGCTATGCTCGCATTCGAGGCGTCTCGATGCTCAATACGACCTATGCGGTCGGCGAGCTGAGTGCGTTGTGCGGGGTGATGGGAGCCAAGGCGGAGCGGTCGACCATTTTTCATCTGGTCGGCATGTCCAGCATGCGACATCAGCAACTGCGAAAGCACGTACACCATACGTTTGGCGATGGTGTGTTTCAGAACTTCATTAATATCTCTGCCCAGTCGGCATGTGTGCATGCAATCCTGACACCGGACAATTGCGTCTATGAAATGGAACGAGTCATCGCCGCGGCGCTGGCCAACCGGCAGCCGGCGTATATCGTCGTAGCGGAGGATCTTGCCACCAGACCCATTACTGGTCCCGCGCTGGAACCCTTTCCCGAGCCAAAAAGTGATGCGGGCGAACTCAAAGCTGCCCTGGACGCCGCACTCAACAAAATCGAGGCTGCAAACACGGGTTGCATTTTGCCGGCCTTCACCGTGTCGCGTTTCGGACTTCAGGCCGAGGTGACGGCTCTGATTGAAGCCAGTGGTCTCCCCTTCGCTACCACTGCTATGGACAAAGCGGCGCTCTCCGAAGGGCATCCTAACTATATCGGCGGTTACGCTGGCAAGTTCTCGCCTCCCAACGTCTTCGAAGCGGTCGAAGGGTGCGATGTCGTGATCAATGCTGGTGGAGTCCTGTTCACCGACATCTCCACGGCGGCGTTTGCGGACAATATTGATCCCGCCAAGATGATCACGATCGGTATTGATTACACCCAAGTTGACGGCCGCATTTACAGCAATGTTCGCATGCGGGACATGTTCGTTCAGCTTGCCGCCAAGGTGAAGAAGTTCACCGATGTGAAGCTCCAACGGCCGGCACCAGCTGAGTTGGTCGGTGGGCCGGATGATCCGATCACACAGGAGTCGCTCGTCGGCCGTTATCAGCGATTTCTAAAGCCTAATGACATCCTCGTGGCCGAGACCGGCACCAGCGCTGTCGCGACCGGCGGTCTGCTTATGCCTGAAAACGCGGTCTACCACAACCAGACGTTGTGGGGCTCTATCGGCTGGGCGACAGGCACTGCTCTGGGGACGGCGGTTGCTGACCGGTCTCGTCGCACCGTCCTGATCACCGGTGAGGGTTCGCACCAACTGACCGCCAACGAGATCGGTAACTACGGACGCCACGGTGTCAAGCCAGTGATCTTCGTCCTCAACAACTCAGGCTATGGGGTCGAACGAGTGCTAGAGGAGTACCCAGACTGGGTCTACAACGACCTGGCGCCATGGGACTATCACACTCTGCCGGCAGCATTAGGCTGCAAAGATTGGTTCACGGCCAAGGTAAAGACCAACGCTGAGCTCGAAGCGGCGATGCAGAAGGCGGAGGCGGCAGACACGGCCTCTTACATCGAGATGGTTGGCCAAAAGCACGACTATCCGGCGGGACTCAAGCTTATGGGTAGTAGGCAGTACGAATTCTATGGCATTTAG
- a CDS encoding cupin domain-containing protein gives MQYVRIYTGSDGETHFEDLEIELTEVNFAPPAPPVQLSGFSAATQWAFLSLPPGWEGDWHREPGRSVLFYLAGQSEIEVSDGTVRHFGPGDVTIVEDTTGKGHRSKTVGDETALKAQVQMPADE, from the coding sequence GTGCAATACGTCCGCATTTACACGGGTTCAGATGGAGAAACCCATTTCGAAGATCTGGAGATTGAATTAACCGAGGTGAATTTTGCCCCTCCGGCCCCTCCCGTCCAACTGTCAGGATTTAGCGCTGCCACGCAATGGGCGTTTTTATCGCTGCCTCCTGGTTGGGAGGGTGATTGGCACCGAGAGCCAGGGCGATCGGTTTTATTCTATCTTGCCGGCCAATCAGAAATTGAGGTAAGCGATGGCACTGTTCGACACTTCGGACCAGGTGACGTCACCATCGTTGAAGACACAACGGGCAAAGGGCATCGCAGCAAAACTGTCGGGGACGAGACCGCACTGAAGGCTCAAGTGCAAATGCCTGCCGACGAGTAG
- a CDS encoding aconitase X swivel domain-containing protein yields the protein MAKKTFKGRPLIPGNLEGKALASKHPFNVSASYMENLFGGNTKTAPCTDVVNKEWAGKNLAGQILCFPTGVGSTMGGASLMGVGSMGLGPKAMLYAQHVDSVSVAGLIIDNVWNEHNVITIDQLGDEFLNTVKSGDPISIHEDGTVEVG from the coding sequence ATGGCGAAAAAAACATTCAAAGGACGTCCTCTGATTCCTGGCAATCTCGAGGGAAAGGCGCTGGCTTCCAAACACCCGTTCAACGTGAGCGCCAGCTACATGGAAAACCTTTTCGGTGGCAATACAAAGACCGCTCCCTGCACGGATGTGGTTAACAAGGAGTGGGCCGGTAAAAACCTGGCCGGCCAGATCCTCTGTTTTCCAACGGGTGTAGGCTCCACGATGGGTGGGGCCTCGTTGATGGGAGTTGGCTCCATGGGTCTAGGCCCCAAGGCGATGTTGTACGCTCAGCACGTCGATTCCGTCTCGGTTGCCGGACTGATCATCGATAATGTCTGGAATGAACACAATGTGATCACGATCGACCAACTCGGGGACGAGTTCCTCAACACGGTCAAATCCGGTGATCCGATTTCCATTCATGAGGACGGCACTGTTGAGGTCGGATGA
- a CDS encoding SDR family NAD(P)-dependent oxidoreductase encodes MAETRKRRVALITDTAQHIGPWVARALAERGHDLVISDPNVVIEGAETSAPNLVAELKEMGGKVEVVDIPDVNAAGAVQKLVDRAIDVFGGYDAAFIRPGIHSAGPWDKITKEEMMDNVNGNLLSTQYALQAVIPPLVAQKSGNVLIEVSATGAKNFPGVPAYGATRAAAKYLINATALDIAPHQVCLNGMGTMFCDYPGYRNTLGVNNPEALAEACKPIPMGRLGQPTEMAHMAASLLDGGCNYYTAQFVNLSGGWNGD; translated from the coding sequence ATGGCTGAAACCAGAAAACGTCGCGTCGCACTCATCACAGATACGGCGCAACACATCGGACCGTGGGTGGCCCGGGCGTTGGCCGAGCGTGGTCACGACCTCGTGATCAGTGATCCCAATGTCGTCATCGAAGGTGCCGAGACGTCCGCACCCAACCTGGTCGCCGAGCTCAAGGAAATGGGCGGGAAGGTCGAGGTGGTTGATATCCCGGACGTCAACGCGGCTGGCGCCGTGCAGAAGCTGGTCGACCGCGCGATAGATGTCTTCGGCGGGTACGATGCGGCGTTCATTCGCCCGGGCATCCACAGCGCCGGCCCCTGGGACAAGATCACCAAAGAGGAGATGATGGACAACGTCAATGGCAACCTGCTCTCGACGCAGTACGCGTTGCAGGCAGTCATTCCGCCCCTCGTTGCGCAGAAATCGGGAAACGTCCTCATTGAAGTCAGCGCCACCGGCGCGAAGAACTTCCCCGGTGTCCCCGCCTACGGCGCGACCCGTGCCGCTGCGAAGTACCTGATCAACGCCACCGCACTCGACATCGCGCCGCATCAGGTCTGCCTCAACGGCATGGGCACTATGTTCTGTGATTATCCCGGCTATCGGAACACCCTCGGCGTGAACAACCCCGAAGCACTGGCCGAGGCATGCAAGCCGATCCCCATGGGCCGCCTGGGCCAGCCCACTGAGATGGCGCACATGGCCGCCTCACTGCTCGATGGCGGGTGCAACTACTACACGGCGCAGTTCGTGAACCTGAGCGGGGGCTGGAACGGGGACTGA
- a CDS encoding fumarylacetoacetate hydrolase family protein has translation MKSWCRILVDGSPHLGLRQDEHILIHEGDLFANPVPTGREVDVAEAEWLAPVEPRQFLGLWNNLHEAMVHGGNQLPLSPLYFTKLPDCLNRYQGDIPAPKGFGDKVLFEAELGVVIGRECFQPSRDAIDDYIFGYTCVNDVTAAEPLFENKEFPQWTRAKSYPGFGPIGPCIVRGIEPDELQVQAFLDGEKKQDYPVSDMIFSPRDAVWQIARELTLYPGDVIACGTSVGTCFMKPGQQIEIRISGLGSLVNCFAG, from the coding sequence ATGAAATCCTGGTGCCGCATTCTTGTTGATGGATCACCTCATCTTGGTTTGCGTCAGGACGAGCACATCCTGATCCACGAAGGAGACCTATTCGCCAATCCCGTGCCCACGGGTCGAGAAGTGGACGTGGCAGAAGCCGAATGGCTCGCGCCCGTTGAACCACGGCAGTTCCTTGGTCTTTGGAACAACTTGCATGAGGCCATGGTGCACGGCGGCAACCAGCTTCCGTTGTCGCCGCTTTACTTTACGAAACTGCCAGATTGTCTGAACCGATACCAGGGCGACATCCCGGCTCCGAAAGGGTTCGGAGACAAGGTCCTATTCGAAGCCGAATTGGGTGTGGTCATCGGTCGCGAGTGTTTCCAACCTTCGCGAGATGCAATCGATGATTACATCTTTGGCTACACGTGCGTGAACGACGTGACAGCTGCAGAACCATTATTCGAGAATAAGGAATTCCCCCAGTGGACACGGGCCAAGAGCTATCCCGGATTCGGCCCAATTGGCCCGTGCATCGTGCGGGGGATCGAACCGGACGAATTACAGGTTCAGGCCTTTCTGGATGGTGAGAAAAAACAGGACTACCCGGTCAGTGACATGATCTTCTCACCGCGCGATGCCGTCTGGCAGATCGCGCGTGAGCTGACGCTCTATCCGGGTGATGTGATCGCATGCGGTACCTCGGTGGGGACCTGTTTCATGAAGCCAGGCCAGCAGATCGAAATCCGTATTTCAGGGTTGGGGAGTTTAGTTAATTGCTTTGCGGGATGA
- a CDS encoding aconitase X, whose amino-acid sequence MSGTSTKRKTDLLDYAGKIGHSDMGATDADGNHKLGFSDRSSKPKKGDPLAPYQMPLTQEEQDIMDGKQGEELAKVMKIVVAHGNAFNAEKLVDLGGAPHSSLFTGQDYLMPIIDMFQKCADAGLKAYAPYTVNPRCYDVYNVNNNAKDLKVIYELYAVQRELDWVHVQLGAPDLNLRSCACYVDEVGNRPPPGTYVAWAESSAVNYGNSALGLRTNRNASGMELLCALLGKAPLFGLMTDEGRMSTWLVDVKTTKEPDWGVLGTAIGLKVVDANPFITGIDKYLGTEVSNDNMHLLKKMGSATASSGAVGLYHVENITPDAKEKGRNLLKEGYQTYVFDDKEQARVLATYPTDFPDRPKDPTVAIIGCPHNTYKEILDWGTWVTEAIEKKGLEKPAIPTRLLCANVVRDRLVKEHPELVGKMTAADMRFSNMCSLSYVGMKDFSEDMFAVTNSAKTRNYYGFAQYLKDEPLIETIVSGKIPEGA is encoded by the coding sequence ATGAGCGGAACATCTACTAAACGGAAAACCGACCTTCTCGATTATGCTGGGAAGATTGGTCATTCCGATATGGGCGCCACAGATGCGGACGGGAACCACAAATTGGGATTTAGTGACCGCAGCAGCAAGCCGAAGAAGGGTGATCCGCTGGCGCCCTACCAGATGCCGCTCACCCAGGAGGAGCAGGACATCATGGACGGCAAGCAGGGCGAGGAGCTGGCCAAGGTGATGAAGATCGTTGTCGCCCATGGCAATGCCTTCAACGCTGAGAAACTCGTCGATCTCGGCGGCGCGCCGCATAGCTCGCTGTTCACCGGGCAAGACTACCTCATGCCGATCATTGATATGTTCCAGAAATGTGCGGACGCGGGCCTCAAGGCTTACGCCCCTTACACCGTCAATCCGCGGTGCTACGACGTCTACAACGTCAACAACAACGCAAAGGACCTGAAGGTCATCTACGAGCTTTACGCAGTGCAGCGAGAGCTCGACTGGGTGCACGTGCAACTCGGTGCTCCGGATCTGAACCTTCGCAGCTGTGCCTGCTACGTAGACGAGGTGGGCAATAGGCCGCCCCCGGGAACCTACGTCGCGTGGGCCGAATCGTCCGCGGTAAACTATGGCAATTCTGCCCTCGGACTGCGGACCAACCGCAACGCCTCCGGCATGGAATTGCTCTGTGCCCTGCTCGGCAAGGCGCCGCTGTTCGGACTGATGACCGACGAGGGCCGCATGTCCACCTGGCTTGTCGATGTGAAGACCACCAAAGAGCCGGATTGGGGCGTGCTCGGCACAGCCATCGGCCTCAAGGTGGTCGACGCCAACCCCTTCATCACGGGCATTGACAAATACTTGGGCACCGAAGTCAGCAACGACAACATGCACCTGTTGAAAAAGATGGGAAGCGCTACCGCATCCAGCGGCGCGGTTGGTCTCTATCACGTGGAGAACATCACGCCCGACGCCAAGGAGAAGGGACGCAATCTCTTGAAGGAAGGGTACCAGACCTACGTCTTCGACGACAAGGAGCAGGCCCGGGTCCTGGCCACTTACCCGACCGACTTCCCCGATCGTCCGAAAGATCCAACGGTCGCGATCATTGGTTGTCCTCACAACACCTACAAGGAAATCCTCGATTGGGGAACGTGGGTGACTGAGGCGATCGAGAAGAAAGGCTTGGAAAAGCCCGCCATCCCGACCAGGCTGCTCTGCGCGAATGTCGTGCGGGACCGCCTCGTCAAGGAGCACCCGGAGTTGGTCGGGAAGATGACCGCCGCCGATATGAGGTTCAGTAATATGTGCTCCCTGAGTTACGTGGGCATGAAAGATTTCTCTGAAGATATGTTCGCTGTTACGAACTCGGCCAAGACACGAAACTACTATGGCTTCGCACAGTACCTGAAGGACGAACCACTCATTGAGACCATCGTGTCGGGCAAAATCCCGGAGGGAGCGTAG
- a CDS encoding cupin domain-containing protein produces the protein MQYVRIYTGSDGETHFEDLEVELAEVNFAPPAPPVQLSAFTAAKQWMFFAIPPGWVGDWHPTPKRQTFFYLVGEVDIEVGDGTVRRFVSGDVAIVEDTTGKGHRSRTVGDETALQACVQMGDDE, from the coding sequence ATGCAATACGTCCGCATTTACACGGGTTCAGATGGAGAAACCCATTTCGAAGATCTGGAGGTTGAATTAGCTGAGGTGAATTTTGCGCCTCCGGCCCCTCCCGTCCAATTGTCGGCATTCACCGCTGCCAAGCAATGGATGTTTTTTGCGATACCTCCGGGCTGGGTGGGTGATTGGCATCCAACACCGAAGCGACAGACATTCTTCTATCTTGTCGGCGAGGTCGATATTGAGGTCGGCGATGGCACGGTTCGACGCTTCGTATCAGGCGACGTCGCCATCGTTGAAGATACGACGGGAAAAGGGCATCGCAGCCGAACAGTCGGGGACGAGACTGCACTTCAGGCTTGCGTGCAAATGGGTGACGATGAATAG
- a CDS encoding phosphomethylpyrimidine synthase ThiC, producing the protein MEFNMKLQRRLCHGAPFYVLGPLVTD; encoded by the coding sequence ATTGAATTCAATATGAAGCTGCAGCGTCGGCTCTGTCACGGTGCGCCATTTTATGTACTTGGACCACTGGTCACCGATTAA
- a CDS encoding SMP-30/gluconolactonase/LRE family protein, with protein sequence MLRMRRDSLSLFSLAGLMVVTAIGLGCSQQPVAVNGANVDATANSDTSKNAADAEQIPPKFIVGPIPQSILDVKTDGDFIYDTVKTITPEIDGYDDVLLEEDLGLAYVTGRDGWLWKVDLKKEKAEHFVDVPVMAAGIHRIHGEKTKVALSCSRSDRGNYPDGGDYPKSEKVGLYTLDLATKELTPLVTRVPNSADVSKPTVFATAKQERVRVDSLDDSNSRLLSICNDVAVSADGKRMYFTESYVADGATMGGAACLPPVVTLSTTGRLWMYDAEDQTVGLVANGYTFTDGILMDGDSSGIEETVLLTDNARYQIHRVHLAGPKAGESEVIWKDLPGLVDGMRRDSKGRIWVTIITNHGPQLPWVHANPEVKSFLMQHLPLLSMPPITSLLLLSPDASTPLWYTEHFQTRVNAIAAITPGKSGLYVANYSDKTPGLHRIDNPVD encoded by the coding sequence ATGTTAAGAATGAGACGAGACAGTTTGTCGCTATTCAGTCTCGCTGGATTGATGGTCGTAACTGCCATCGGGTTGGGATGCTCTCAGCAACCAGTCGCTGTCAACGGTGCGAACGTTGACGCCACCGCGAACTCGGACACTAGCAAGAATGCGGCAGATGCCGAGCAGATTCCGCCAAAATTCATCGTTGGCCCAATTCCCCAGTCCATTCTCGACGTCAAGACCGATGGCGATTTCATTTACGATACTGTAAAGACGATCACTCCGGAAATTGATGGGTACGACGACGTCCTGCTGGAGGAAGATCTCGGACTTGCCTATGTCACCGGGCGGGATGGATGGCTCTGGAAAGTCGATCTGAAAAAAGAAAAGGCGGAACACTTCGTCGATGTCCCCGTTATGGCTGCCGGCATCCATCGGATCCACGGAGAAAAGACCAAGGTCGCTCTTTCGTGCTCGCGCAGTGATCGGGGAAACTACCCGGACGGGGGTGATTATCCAAAGAGCGAGAAGGTTGGATTGTACACTCTAGACCTCGCCACCAAGGAACTGACCCCGCTGGTGACCCGCGTGCCGAACTCGGCGGACGTGTCGAAACCGACCGTCTTTGCTACGGCGAAACAGGAACGCGTCCGCGTGGATTCGCTCGACGACTCAAATAGCCGATTGCTCTCGATCTGCAACGACGTCGCCGTCAGCGCGGACGGCAAGCGGATGTACTTCACCGAGTCGTACGTGGCCGACGGCGCGACAATGGGTGGCGCCGCCTGCCTTCCCCCAGTGGTCACGCTGAGTACGACCGGACGCCTCTGGATGTATGATGCGGAGGATCAGACGGTGGGGCTCGTCGCAAACGGCTACACATTCACCGACGGCATCCTGATGGACGGCGATAGCAGCGGGATCGAAGAGACTGTCCTGCTGACCGACAACGCGCGCTATCAAATCCACCGCGTCCACCTCGCCGGCCCAAAGGCGGGTGAGAGTGAGGTGATCTGGAAAGATCTGCCGGGGCTGGTCGACGGGATGCGCCGCGATTCGAAGGGTCGGATCTGGGTTACGATCATTACCAACCATGGTCCGCAGCTTCCTTGGGTCCATGCCAATCCAGAGGTCAAGTCCTTTCTGATGCAGCATCTGCCGTTGCTCAGCATGCCTCCGATCACGAGTCTCTTACTGCTCAGCCCAGATGCTTCGACTCCTCTATGGTATACGGAGCACTTCCAGACCCGCGTCAACGCCATCGCCGCGATTACTCCCGGAAAGTCGGGCCTGTACGTGGCAAACTACAGCGACAAGACACCGGGACTTCACCGGATCGACAATCCGGTGGACTGA